In the genome of Andrena cerasifolii isolate SP2316 chromosome 5, iyAndCera1_principal, whole genome shotgun sequence, one region contains:
- the Hsc70-5 gene encoding heat shock protein 70 cognate 5, with amino-acid sequence MLTAAKLFTRNCSNVTCDIARRQQFSTILKNVAAPAYITPQRTTDLHQYRYKSEGVKGAVIGIDLGTTFSCVAVMEGKQPKVIENAEGSRTTPSYVAFTKDGERLVGMPAKRQAVTNSSNTFYATKRLIGRKFEDPEVKKDMKTVSYKIVRASNGDGWVQGGDGKMYSPSQIGAFVLMKMKETAEAYLSTPVKNAVITVPAYFNDSQRQATKDAGQIAGLNVLRVINEPTAAALAYGMDKTEDKIIAVYDLGGGTFDISILEIQKGVFEVKSTNGDTFLGGEDFDNALVNYLATEFKKDQGLDVAKDAMAMQRLKEAAEKAKIELSSSLQTDINLPYLTMDSSGPKHLNLKLSRSKFESLVGDLIKRTIQPCQKALSDAEVAKSDIGEVLLVGGMTRVPKVQQTVQEIFGRQPSKAVNPDEAVAVGAAVQGGVLAGDVTDVLLLDVTPLSLGIETLGGVFTRLISRNTTIPTKKSQVFSTAADGQTQVEIKVHQGEREMANDNKLLGQFTLVGIPPAPRGVPQIEVTFDIDANGIVHVSARDKGTGKEQQIVIQSSGGLSKDEIENMVKNAEQYAKQDKIKKDRVEAVNQAEGIIHDTESKLEEFKAQLPQDECDKLRELVGKMRETLGKKDDVEPEEIKRQTNELQQASLKLFEMAYKKMAAEREGQSQGGQSQGQSQNQSQQEDGAEKKEEKN; translated from the exons ATGTTGACCGCCGCAAAGTTATTCACACGGAACTGCAGCAATGTCACCTGCGACATCGCTAGGAGGCAACAATTCAGCACAATTCTTAAAAAC GTTGCGGCACCGGCCTATATCACGCCCCAACGAACCACGGATTTACATCAATACCGATACAA ATCCGAAGGAGTAAAGGGTGCAGTTATTGGTATTGATCTCGGTACGACATTTTCGTGCGTAGCAGTCATGGAAGGGAAACAGCCTAAGGTGATAGAAAATGCTGAGGGTTCTCGAACGACTCCATCTTATGTGGCATTCACAAAAG ACGGAGAACGCTTAGTTGGTATGCCAGCCAAGCGCCAAGCAGTTACAAATTCATCGAACACGTTTTATGCTACAAAACGATTAATTGGACGAAAATTCGAAGACCCCGAAGTAAAGAAAGATAT gaAAACTGTTTCATATAAAATTGTACGAGCTTCTAATGGAGATGGATGGGTTCAAGGAGGCGATGGTAAAATGTACTCCCCTAGTCAAATTGGTGCATTCGTTCTCATGAAAATGAAGGAAACGGCTGAGGCATATTTAAGTACACCGGTGAAAAATGCTGTTATTACTGTTCCTGCGTATTTCAATGATTCGCAAAGGCAAGCTACGAAGGATGCTGGTCAAATCGCTGGCCTTAACGTACTTAGGGtaatcaacgaaccaacagcAGCTGCTCTTGCGTATGGCATGGACAAAACGGAGGATAAAAT CATCGCAGTGTACGATTTGGGTGGTGGTACTTTCGATATTTCCATTTTGGAAATTCAGAAAGGTGTCTTCGAAGTGAAGTCCACGAATGGAGATACCTTCTTAGGAGGAGAGGACTTCGACAATGCCTTAGTTAATTATCTCGCCACAGAATTTAAGAAAGAC cAAGGTCTCGACGTAGCTAAGGATGCGATGGCTATGCAACGGTTGAAAGAAGCAGCTGAAAAGGCGAAGATTGAATTGTCTAGTTCCCTCCAAACCGATATAAATTTGCCTTATTTAACTATGGACTCTAGTGGACCGAAACACTTGAATCTCAAGCTTTCGAGAAGTAAATTCGAGAGTCTTGTAGGCGATTTAATTAAACGTACTATTCAGCCATGTCAAAAGGCACTTTCGGATGCTGAAGTAGCGAAGTCTGATATCGGTGAAGTATTGTTGGTTGGTGGTATGACAAGGGTGCCCAAAGTTCAACAAACAGTGCAAGAAATTTTCGGTCGGCAACCCTCGAAGGCTGTGAACCCTGATGAAGCTGTCGCCGTTGGTGCTGCGGTTCAAGGAGGCGTACTTGCTGGAGATGTAACGGACGTACTTCTGTTGGATGTTACTCCACTATCGCTCG GCATTGAAACATTGGGCGGTGTCTTTACAAGATTAATTTCTAGAAACACAACTATTCCTACTAAGAAGAGCCAAGTATTCTCAACTGCAGCCGATGGCCAGACTCAAGTAGAAATTAAAGTTCACCAAGGCGAGCGAGAAATGGCTAATGACAACAAACTTTTGGGACAATTTACTCTTGTCGGAATTCCACCTGCGCCAAGAGGAGTACCACAAATAGAAGTCACATTCGATATTGACGCTAATGGCATCGTTCATGTATCTGCTAGGGATAAAGGAACCGGCAAGGAGCAACAAA ttgTTATTCAATCGAGCGGTGGGCTTAGTAAAGACGAAATTGAAAATATGGTGAAAAATGCTGAACAATATGCCAAGCAGGATAAGATCAAGAAAGACAGAGTTGAAGCTGTGAACCAAGCCGAAGGAATTATTCATGACACTGAGTCTAAGTTGGAAGAATTCAAAGCACAGTTGCCACAAGACGAA tgcGACAAGCTGAGAGAATTGGTCGGGAAAATGCGAGAAACTCTGGGCAAGAAAGACGATGTAGAACCAGAAGAGATTAAGAGGCAAACGAACGAATTGCAACAAGCGAGTCTTAAACTGTTCGAGATGGCGTACAAGAAG aTGGCCGCGGAACGCGAAGGTCAGAGTCAGGGGGGTCAGAGTCAAGGTCAGAGTCAAAACCAAAGCCAACAGGAAGACGGGGCTgaaaagaaggaggagaagaattaA